aattaattaaaacaatgtataaatgttgtaaatgtgaatatattatgaaaagtttgttgtgtttttaattgttattttaatatcaattttagttcaatattatgaagtaaaatatatatataatatatatatatatatatttttatatatatatatatatatatattatatatatattttacttcataatattgaactaaaattgatattaaaatgaCAATTGAAAACACaacaaacttttcataatatattcacatttacaacatttatacattgttttagttaattgttaaattaaaccAGTtcgcggttatttatttattgcggtagttaaaacacttaaaggctattaaaaaaaaataaagataagccTATGACGTCAAatatcgcgttaagctaatgcgttaagcacttttttatttaaaacaaggcctgtttatataatagtttaattaattgCTAAACTTTATTTCTGACACAGATTTAGACACaattattgtatataacttTATACTCACTAAATAGGCTATTAGTAACAAGAGAGGCCCAATGCATGTAAAAGACTTGTGTTTTTACtttctattgttttttgaaatttttgtttaacaaatattttaatttttttgtttgtgtataagttatttatgtttttaggtTTGAATAGGGCTATGAATGGCCTTATTATAAGTGATCCTTCGCcacgttttaaaattttacgaaAATTAGCATcatcttcattaaaaatttatgctgAAGGATTAGACGGGATggaaaaaaaagctataaatgAGTACagttatttgaataaaaaattatcaactatGAATGGAAAAACTGTATCTTTAAAAAGAATGATAGGTAGGTGATAACTCAATTTTCTTAATTAGGCAGGGATATATatagttgttattatttatgcATTGATTATATATTCGTATTTTGAATCATAAAACATTGAGTTTATCATTTAACATTGCGtttcaaatacttttatatatagcgcaaataaaataaaattgtatccCAGAGTAGCATAAGATAATAATGAAGTATTAATTTGCATCATtaagaatacattttttatttgtagataATAATTGCAAATAATCAATAAATCTAACAGAACTCTTGAgcagtttttttgattttttcataagaaATTTTCATAACTCTTTcactaataaaaagtttaagaaatttaatcTGCTAAGAATTGATTtaagaaattaagtttttacCAGATTTGTTTGATAAGGTATTGCCTTAGGTTCACCATGCTTGTCCTACCTTACCTGGATAAGTTAAGCAGCTCTGTGATCCAAGTTGTGTAATAAatgaacatataaataaataaaaatgaaattaaacattaaatgaaaaataaatgcataTGCGTGATACGATCTTTGGATTGATATTCAATACTGTTAACAGGAAGAGTATTACTTTAACTCCAACAAGACTCGGTTGTTTATTGCAAACAACTATCAATATAACTATTCATTGGTTATCCGATATTGATAAaaggcaaccctctcactgagtcctctacTTGACATCTTGGTTATCACTCTTATGGTTATCATCATAGCAACCAATTAAAAAATccattgcaaagttagcatctgcttctctttattttgcttgccattttcttttTCTGGATTCTAccctctacctctacaaatctcttatttttccATGTGTGGAATAATTTTTGTCATGTTTGGgttggttcttctaatgatacaCTTTCTCTTCTATACAAGTTCCAAAagcgcattgtaaatgtagtttgGCCTGGTGTATCTGCCAAGCTTAATCCACTCTCCCATagtcataaagttgcatctttttctgATTTCtagaaataattattattttagtgattattatattttggtCCAATTTTCCAAGTCATTAAGATCACGTTTCAATATTAGTTATAATGTCCATATAAGGGATTTTCTTGAGACTATAAAGGAAGTTATATCAAGATGTATTGAGCACcagaaaaaaaatagtaaaaaaacagtataaaataaaaatgggtCAGTTCCAGTACTACTAAACATTCCAAATCATACCAAGTTACTTTTGACTGGTTGCATCCCAAAACCATATTTATTGCTctagaaatatcaaaaattttaagaatatctggaaataaacaaatttcaacAAGAGTTGGGAAGTGgcaaaaaaagtacttaataGAGATGACAGTGATAACCTGACAACAAAAACTTGGgtccatctttttttttctttttttttaattttatttaggtgccccaagaaattCTTACGGTtgtatcacagagcaccgcggatgagtatttaattggaagttcacgcctccttcctaaccaatGTTGCAAAACTTGCTTAGAGGTGGgatttgaaccacggatccttagtttctgaggcaagtgccaTCTTTTAAATGCACCTTTAGAATGCAAATGCTTTTGAAGTAAGGGTCCATCTTCAAAATAGATTATGTCAGCATTTGACACtcctttttttgtatttatattatgttgtttttagtGTTACCTCTTTAATggttagtttttattacaacCATTTACtttgtaatgatttttatttattatgacatctcaatagatcagcaaaatatcGTTGCTTCAAAGCAGAactatccttttttttttttgcacgaAAGTCATCTCACATAGTGCGGAACCAAAATAGATTCAACTTGAGTTACTTGAGCAACTATGAGTAAAATTCAAATgtcctaaaaaaataattaagagacATTGTTGGTGCAAAACAAAACTATCCTAATTCCATTTTTTGGAATTAGGATAATTCTAAAAAgacttttttggtttaaatacttaatgcatataataaataactgaaaacaaatagatttaatcaaaaaaaattaaaagcagtgattaaatttaaaactgtcTTTTTTCTCAGAACTGCCAAAACGGACTTGAGATGGTCTTGTTTTGCAGTGGCAATTTAATTTGTAGAATTTtgtcatattttatatagttttaagaaTATCTTAAGTCCATTTGCATTGTTGCTTctcataaacttaaattttcaattttttatttgttatattattaaaaataataatatattctaaaagtattttaaaaacaatttggtttaattaaggtggtacaccagggaaaaaatgaaactgtgaaatattatataaaatgtatctttttgatgaaaacttgttttaataaagtgttaTAATTATACCCAGTTCACActaaattctgttttaaataaacatgttttaatgtaaacatagttttataataaacatgttTTCAGTTTTCTTGCGTTCAGATTGAACGttctttagtatttatattaaCGTTCGAAAATGGCGCTCTCAAAGAAAAACTTGATCTCGAAGTTACGAGTATTATTGTACATATCAAGGAAAAAAAGAAGACTGCAATTGCAGCACATACTGATAAACTGTATTACTGCTTATAATTTTGCGGTTTACAGAAAAATTTGGACTAAACCTCGCAGTCAAAGCTTTTGGTACGAAACAATGGTAAACTGTTGGAACGAAGATGATTGGATAAAAAACATAAGAATGTCTAAAGCAGCCTTTAATTATCTGTGCAAGGAAGTTTCACCTTTTATGCCTATACAAGGCACTAACTTTCGTAAATCTTTGCCTTTAGAAATGAAGTTAGCTGTGacactttactttttaagtgGATCTGCAGATTACCGAACAATAGCCACTTTATTTGGCTTAGGAAAATCAACTGTTTGTACAATAGTTCACagaatttgtaaacattttgttGATAACTTAATGAAGAAATACATTTCCTTACCCTCAAGGGAAGAAACAATGGAGATTATagtaagttttgaaaaattatatggTTTTCCACAAGTAGTTGGAGCAGTTGATGGATGTCACATAAGAATAAAGGCTCCTCATAAAAATTCAGAGGACTATATAAACAGAAAAGAATATCACTCCATTATTTTACAGGGATTGGTAGACAGCAAGTATTTATTTAGAGATATTTTTGTAGGGTGGACTGGCAAATCACACGATTCaagggtttttaaaaattctcccTTATATAAAGAGTGTCTGGCTAGAACCTTTTTACCtacaaacttatctaaaataattgataatattgaaattggTCCTCTTATCCTTGGTGATTCAGCATATCCCCTTAAAAATTGGCTTATGAAACCTTACTCAGATCGTGGAAATCTTAGTATAGAAGAAGCAAAGTTTAACGTTTCTCTTAGTAAATGTCGTGTGGTGGTGGAGAATGGATTTGGAAGATTAAAAGGTCGATTTCAATGTCTTTTAAAGAGATTAGATACAACAGTTGAACACACAGTCAATATTGTTACAACATGTTGTATACTACATAACTTCTGTACTTTGACAaagcaaaagtatttaaatgaaTGGATTGAACAAACAGAAATTGACTTAGTAAACCCTATATTAAACCACAGTTGCATTGAACTTGACAATAAAGCTGAGTTTATTAGAAAttccataaaaaaacattattttacaacTGTTTAgttgtaaatgatttttttcaaacaatgttGTAAAAGGcatggtttattttattttgagaaaaaaataacaaaacaaagaaattgcttcacatttttttaatcataattaaaaaCTCTATCTCAGTCCCACTTTTAAGACGTTTAACATCCTTATCATTTCGGATAAGTACATTTGGTAACTTGGTAATCAATAAAGATGCATTATCTTGAACTGAAAATTCCTCTTTTATTGTGCAAGTAAGTTTTTCTAGTGTCAAATCTGCCAATGAAAGttctatttcaataaaatataaatcttcaACTTGACGAACTTTTAATATAACACATGATTCTTCTTGTTTGTGGTTTTCTAAAatactttctaaaattttatgatcaatATCAGCCTGAGAggtcataaatttattaacagtGGCATTTAATTGTTCAAACATTACCTCActtcttgattttttctttttggattttttaaagtaaaaactattatctttttttaccaACTCTTCAGATTTAGAACTTGACGGAGTAGTTTCAATGTCTATATGTTCAAAGTTTACTAACTCATTAacacaattattaaaattattcacttctgcagttttttcaataataacattcaTGCCTGAGgaacttttcaaaaaagttggtAATGTGGTTGGTTTGTCACTAAGAACCttattaatttcatcaaagCAGGATGGTTTTTTGGAAGGACCAGTCCCACTTGTATTTcgtttattatcaatataattgCGATATGCACTTGTCAATGTGTGAATTCTTGTTTTACACATCTCTTTATCTCTGTCTTCATATCCAGAAGCTTGCAAGAATAGCAAAATTTCCTCCCAAATTTTTCCTTTtctaaaatccaaaaaatatgaagttatatatatatatatatatatatatatatatatatatatatatatatatatatatatatatatatatatatatatattgtgctAACTATCAAAGagaaataaatatcttgttgtaaaaagtacaatttataAACATTCATTTCCTTGTTTATTCAATATTAATGTAATTCGTAATCACTTCTTGTCTatttgtgatttatttaaactatttagtaACGAGtggtttgattttatttaacaagttaTTTCAATTTGATCCAACttaactgaaaaaaacaaaacaaaacctTGTGCATGACTTCAACTTTTCTTGGATATTATCTTCTGACCATTTactaattagtatttttgtttcCTCATCATCCCAATGTCTAGCTCTCTTTCtagatttaactttttcttCAGCAACAGCTTTTTCCTCCGCCATTTAAAAACAGTTCAGGGTAATAAAACGCAATTAAAACAACCTCGCGacgttgttttattaaaacaacttttaacgttgcgtgttttaattaaaaccaattttaaatttgatgagAATAGTAAAATGTAAAACGCGTTTAAAATACGACAATTAAAACGTGTTTTATCGTCAGTATGAACGgggtattatttttatttaaaaagataaattttaaaacttattaaaaatgcataatGGCggaaaaaagaacaacaaaggctgtatttcaaaacataatatctTTATCTAGTGAAAAGATTATGGATTAAAAATCGATACAGTtataaaacaacttaatatataccGTTTAACccatgcatttttaaattttttgaaaattactctttttatcacgaatttactaaaaaaattaaaaatttttgacttCCTCTATAGATTTATagcaataactttttatctaaCCAAATCCAAGAAAAACCCATGGGTCAACCGGAgcatcaatattaaataaacatttcctgaaaatttcagctcATAAACATAAACTGTACTTAAGTTAtcatgttttgaattttaaaaaaccctaaaaaaacctttatgcaaaaaaaacaagaaataaaaaagaatagatCATTTTGAAGtgttaaaactactaaaaaccACCAGCtacataaaattcttttttcttatccTGTTCAGCATCACGGGAAACCATTTTATTTGATCTTAAAGATTTTCTTCTACTTTTtccttcattatttaattttaaattcatttgtttaaCACGAGCAATATTtgctaaaattcattttttacaagTTACTGAACCGATTAAACCATAATACTTTAGTACATTTAAGACACTATTTGCACCATCATTGTAATGGATCACTGCTGAATGAACACCCATTTCAAGAACATTTTTCCCtacaaagttgttttttggTACACGAGACCATATCAAAGAGTTTAATGCTTCATTACCATTCTGAGTTTCACCATGCAGGCATTTTTTGAGTAACTCATCAGCTTGTAGGTCTTGGATAATAGGAAGAATTAAAGTCTTTATCCATGGTGGAATTGACATAGATGAAGTTATATTTTTCTTGCTACTATTCCAGTACTTACACCATGTTTTAGTTGTTGTTCTAGGGCAAAATTGGTGTCGATAATCATTATCAGGAAAGCTAGTAAAATGAAAGAGTATAGCATAAACTGCTTTTTTCATTTGGTATAAATCTCCTTTATTGGCTCTAATAGCCATAccataaaaattttgcattgaatttataagtttttctgtCAACTTTCCTTTACCAGAAATAGGTGTTTTTGTtcctttgtattttttaaccaaattaCGTAATCGTGTACCCAACCTTTTTTGGACGTGACCAACACATTCCAGTTTTTCTGGTATCACTTTAAACTCATGATAAGGATCAGCAGATAAAACATCGTTAAAAGATGATGTATCTCCATCACCAAGATATTCcgtataaatcaaattattctTTTGAACAGATCGCTTGAAAATATTCACTGCACCAATAGATTCCATTGCTCCAGAAGATTTATGATGATTAATGGAACAATCATGTCCTACTTTCCAAGAATCAAACTTTGGTGAATGTTTTCTCTTTTCCCAAATTTCACAACCTTTGCAGTGTTTTGAGAGAACTTCTACATCAATACACTTACCACCAGATAATGCAGTAACTACTCCATTCAATGACATGTGCCCACGTTTTTGCCAAGAACCATCAATGGAAACACGTATTTTTGATGGTTCATTGGTATCATCACCATTTTGAAGCTCAGTAGCAGCTTTTTTCATACTattatttgcaacttttttgtaaGCTGTCATAACATCTTGGCAAATTATTTGAAATCCATTCAGTGTCAAACAATTTAAGTTCATGCATCGAGAAAATGATTTCATAGAACTAAATCCACAACCAATTTCTCGAAAACCAATAACTGCACGCATATTtacttcaaaagttttttttttacttttttctggtttcttttttgataaaactctTAGTGAAGTGTAAGTACACGTAGACCAGCCACAAGCTGAGCAGTTCATATTGAGTAAATGAGAAAAACCCATTCTGTGACTTAATTTATCTTCAATTAAAAGAGGAGAATAACAGCACTGACAAACTGTTTTtgaaatcaaactttttaatatggTAAAATTAATCAAAACGAAATAGTTATCAATTTGTTTATCATCAAAACTTTCAATACTATTGTCAGTAACTAGTTTCTTAGCACTGAGACTAGTTGGAACAACTAATGAAGATGGAGATATTAAAGGCTGAACagtagaataatttttattaggaTGACATCCAttccattttcttttaacttttctaaataaattttttttacttgacatcttaacaaaaaaaaatcaaataagcaACAAGAATGTTTGTGCTCTGTTTAATAAGGCTTGTGACTTCTATCAATGCAGTTTAGACCGGGAAAACAAGAGCAATTCTTTCTTGATGACTTTATTCTTTTATCTCAAAATTGCTATTGAAAAAACAAGTCCAAAATCACTtccaaaacaagttaaaaacttgTTGCTATGAGGTTGCTAGGGAGTTTTATATGATAATGGGGCTCAAGTAGGTCAAAGTTAAGCTTTATATTTAAGCAAGTATgtcgaaagttttttttaaaagtcaactTAAAGGGTCAatctttcataaaattaaaaaaaaaaaaaatcaaaaaaaatttttttttgtcatttttcttCCTGGTGTACCACCTTAAGATCAAACGCAgtgatgaattaaaaacttaaaatgccTTTTTCTCAGAACAGCAAAAATGACTTAAGTTAGTCTTGTTTTGCAGCAACGatattaactaatatatattaaaatacatattttttcaaaaagtttctaTGCGGctgtatttattgaattctacatatattttatcaataatgaGAAAATGACTTTCAAGTATGTGTatgtgtctttttaaaaaatttttaaaattaaaaaaatttttcttttaaaaaagtatgtgtgtttttaaaaaagttagtttagaAGACTGGAAAAAGtctaaaaactctaaaaaattgtaattgatAGATTGCCTGCCCGAAACAAAACCCTTAGTTATAGCAGCATTCCTTGCATGTTTAAcctatattgaatatttttaagaaattcagaatgtttttatttttttttttaaacaaaaaaaatccagTCTACTAATTTgtgtttttgtggttttttaaaaaacaataaaatttaattagtttcctcaattaaatttaatggtttttacatCAAGTGTAATTTTGTCTGTAaccacaaagaataaatttagaTGTCAAACCTTTAGTTTGACATCTAAATTTACCACAAACTTAGATGGGTAATAGATGAGATTCAGGTGTCTTTTGATGTTGTAAATCTGTACCCTTCAATTCAATTAAAAGAAGCCATCTCTTTACTTTTAGGACAATCGAACagtttatcatataaaaacttaacaaaactAAGTATACCTGAAATAAAACAACTCataaaactttgtttacatCAATGTTATTTTCATTGATGATAACAAAGTTTTATGAGTAACAAATTTTCATAGATTCACGTAACGAAGAACTTAGGCCTCAACTCGTGCGCAGTCTTTTCTAAAATTCCATGAAAATAATGTGATTTAAATTGCATTGACGATAAATCCTGCACTTaatctaaaatcatttttacggTACGTTGATGATAGTCATGCAAGATTTCCTAACATCAAACAAGCAAAACAAttccaagatattttaaatcaacaacatcTTGCAATTCAATACACaatcaaaattgaaaacaaGACAAAAATGCTTAACTTTCTCGATATAACCATTATAAATAGCACGATAGGAAAATATAAGTACAAAGTGATCTTTGTTCCatgatttgaatattttaacCGCTATATTTAAAGGATTTCTCCACAGAGCTTACTCCATCTGTAGTTTTTAACTgacatgtttattttaaataggtACATTGAAAAAGCAATTGAGGAATATTACACACagatttcatcaaaaaatacaaaataaaaacacaatttcATCAGAATGCAATAATCTTCCTGTAGTTCAAGTCAAGGCCAAATTTAAGATCTTTActaacatcaaaaaacaaatcaaaactaCCAAGTAACAGCCAGCCtgaaaactatataataaaatgcaactgtTCCAAATATTATGTAGGTGTAACAAAAATGCAGGTAAATATGTCGATTCATCAGCATCAGAGGAGGATGAACAAACAGAAACCTTATCAATCTGcattagtatttaataaaacctTATGCAAAGAAGATATTATTTAGGAAAAAACAAGAACATTAAATGGATCGTCCATAAATGACGCAAtgctaaacttatttaaaaaacagaagtaggagATCTTAAGCTCTTTTACACtgtgattttcattaaacttaatgtgttatttttatttttcatttaactttagGCTTTGCAagggaaaattttaaattttattttgttttgtttattagtgtttttttatgttttgtttattttgtttatttatatcaaaactgTGTTTTGGATgccactttttaaatttaaaagtcatCCATTCAATCACTGCGTCAATAGTAACAATTTTATGTAAACTATAAGGGttataaattattgcaatatttaataAGCTGATGATGCACAATGCATGTCACACACGCTTATATGCACacatataaagatttaaaaatttaattcaaaaaaataagatattatttttaaaaaaaaattcagttttgcTTCTCTGAGAAGTGTGCCACTTTGATTATTTgagaatttctttaaaaaaaaaaacctgcagCTGTATTTACATCTCTCTGTTAAACCTTGCAATAAACTATCAGCTGGTTAAAAGTAAAACAGCAATTTTTAAagtcaacaataaaataaactcaaatttatatttgtttgttagGCAGAATGGCAGAAGTAAATTTAGTTATCTGAAGGCTGTTAATACCAAATTagagaaattttatataatattgaaggtaataaaaatagaacatttgctttgcatgaaacAGCCAGATTAATCTTGAGAAAGGCCAATGTGTCAAAACTATGTTTTGGGCgctatttcttaaatttaaaagcaaaagaaaCCATTTAACTAGTAACCTTAATAatggttaaaaattataatgtttaATAAGCTGATGATGTTTGTATTTATAACCCAGCAAAAATTTctctaataataaaactattaaaattaaaacaaacttgttaatattgaaaaaaaaaactataaatattgaaacttcttgatgttttaaagtaatatatacatatataatatatctaataatatatatatgtatgtgtgtctgtcaaaattcaaaaaaggattatattataaagttatcACGGTTCAGGGTAACAAAATCAGTTTTTGCCATGTCTAATaccatctgtccaacaacatctgtaaatataaagaggtataataacatctgtccaacaacatctgaaatttcattgatgtctaataacatctgtccaacaacatctgaagCTTTATAGGTGTTAAATAACATCTGTGCAAAAATTAAACGAATattacagatgtagttacatcgtttaaattatcaaagtgtaataacatctgtgcaactaCATCTTTGGATTTTACAGATATATTTACatcattattttaaccaaatgTAATTACATATaggattttttttagatgtaattacatctggaaaaaaatattagttaataatgaattattttaaccagatgttaTTACATATATTCACAAATAGCTTGTGGGTCCTCTGTTAAACTAAGGGAGAATTTAAGtgatggttaaaaaaaaactaaacagcTGCTTTCAAAATGGAGAGAGATAAATGGTATTCTAATCCTGCCTTTAAACCTCCATATATTGACTGTTTcgttaattttttcagttaaattttcTCCATTAGCGAGCTCCATTAACTAGTTTTAGtgctgtttttttatctaaacctTGCAATGCCAACAGTTGTTGATAGTGTTTAATTGGTAAATGGCAATGAAAAGAATTaatattgttactttttaatattttttaacaattctttAACAGCCGGCTGTTAAagaattaaattgttaattttttaacatttactggtaaaaaattaacaatattatttttttaataggcaCATGTTAAAtggaatattttataacaagcaCTTGATAAAATCCCCATGTTGTGGCCTAGGTAGCAACATGGTCTTACCCCCTCCCTCCCTCGAATAATTACTTTACAAAGagattactttaaaaaagatgaattttttAGTTGAATATATCAAGTGCTACTTAGAAGaaacaattttgatattttgagtTAGTTTTTTGGTCTACCCAGTCCATGCTTTCAAATTACATAATCATACACAACTGTAGCAACAAAACATGGATTGGATGAGCAATAAAGCTTTGTATATAGTCTGAGACAAAGCCCTTTGGAGGTTACATTTCTCTGTTAAATTTATAGGTTAAATTTGGAGGTTAAATTTCTCTGTTAAAATTATACCAAGCATAATTAGAAAAAGCTAggcaaaattttttacaaaaatagccaaaaaataatacaagtatatatataaataaaagtatttgtgtagcagtttcttttaaataattttaagacttatttttagatgctttttgaaatattgttgattttgttttgtttttagagaatattaaaatattataattaaaaagttgaataacattttttgtatgcTTTCtactaaaagttcattttagCCTGGgaaaagttcattttaaaagtttgttgaaacttttaaaatgaacttAGGTAAATTAGTGtttgaataattatttgttaatttctaAATAAGAAAGGGCAAAGTACAAGGTACACAGTGTCATTACTCATTTTGGAGTTAATATAAGTACTTAATgtactaaatgtttttaatgtagttATATGTAATTTATGTAGTATACTTTGGTACAATAAACCTCCACTTTGGTATAATAAGAAGATTGTGATTTGTTGAAATGTGTTACAATAAAATTActcagttttaatattttaatctgtttgttaaaattaaagaaaatagaGTTATGAGAAAATGTGTAACCCGTACAAGTGTGGAGGTAtgcacataaaattaaaaaaaatgaattaaagtgtAAAGTAGATACAAACTCTTAGAGTTTTTCGTATTGTaatgtgttttaattaaatttaaaaaagtgtgtaAATGGCTGGCTGCCATTTACCAAATAAACACTATCATTAACTGTTGGCATTTCAAGGTTTATATGTGATGAGAAAAACAGCACAAAAACTAGTTAATGAAGCCGGCTAACAGAAAATATTTAACTGAAAAAGTTAACGAAACAGTTAATATACGGAGGCTTAAAGGCAGGATTAGAATACCATTTCTCTCCATTTTGAAAGCAGgtgtttagagtttttttttttaactgtcacTTAAATTCTCTATTAGTTTAACAAAGGGAAGTGAAAATGGCTGCTGGTAGTTAATATTTGACATCGGtgcaaaaaagtttgtttaaataaaatttggaatatttcttttttgaattttatctcaaaactttatttaataaaagttatgcaagttttagttttatttaatctaaaaacacaaataagatcatttttaatgaattcTCTTATTAGAATTATGGTTTTTTAATGGTTTCTTgaattatgaataaataaaatatacaaat
This Hydra vulgaris chromosome 04, alternate assembly HydraT2T_AEP DNA region includes the following protein-coding sequences:
- the LOC136079854 gene encoding uncharacterized protein LOC136079854; protein product: MAEEKAVAEEKVKSRKRARHWDDEETKILISKWSEDNIQEKLKSCTRKGKIWEEILLFLQASGYEDRDKEMCKTRIHTLTSAYRNYIDNKRNTSGTGPSKKPSCFDEINKVLSDKPTTLPTFLKSSSGMNVIIEKTAEVNNFNNCVNELVNFEHIDIETTPSSSKSEELVKKDNSFYFKKSKKKKSRSEVMFEQLNATVNKFMTSQADIDHKILESILENHKQEESCVILKVRQVEDLYFIEIELSLADLTLEKLTCTIKEEFSVQDNASLLITKLPNVLIRNDKDVKRLKSGTEIEFLIMIKKM